Within the Gammaproteobacteria bacterium genome, the region CCCCCGCCATATTTCAGGATGCCTGGGAACCCCTCGCCCGGGCTTTTTACACTGCTGAAGTGCTGGGGGTACTAGACCGCATCCATAACCCGCTATTTCAGGCAGTACAGGTCCAACACCGTAAACTCGACAGTGATGAAACCTTACGTACCTTTTTTGCCGAACAAGGGGTTACCACCGAGAACTTTGACCGTGTCTTCCGTTCTTTCGGCGTAGAAACCCGACTCCGTCGTGCTAAGGACTTGAGCCGCCGCTATGGAATTGATGGAGTACCCGCCATTATCGTCAACGGTACCTATCGGACCAGTGGGACTCTCACCGGAGGATTAGAAAAAGTACCTCCGGTTATCGACACGCTCATCCAAAAAGAATTAGCCGCTGCATCATCGCCGCAAACACCAACAACCCCACCCCCCTGAACAAGAACAGGCTACCCACTTAACCTGCGCCATCTGTCCTGACGCGCATCGTTCCCGCACCCCCGCGTCACGGCCATTAAATTAGGGAATTCTGTTTTATAACAAACAGTTACCGATTCGACCACATCGTTCCCACACGAAGCGTGGGAACGATGTAAGGTTCATTTCCCACCCCCTAGGAAATAGAAATTTATGATAACGGACAGAATACTCTTATCTGAAATTCATCAGCTACCTGAGAATTTAAAAGAAGAAGCCTTTCACTACATTACTTTTCTAGAAACATGTCACATTGAACAAAATCTAACCAATTCTAACGGACAATAAGAGAAACAGAGAACCGATGAATGAGATACCGCCCGCAAATTCTCAGAATAATAGTTACGGCATTATTGATTCAGTAGTTCTCATTCTGCAATAATAAGCGATAATGAAAAACCCCTTATAGAAATCGTTCCCGCTCTACATCCTGAGAAGAAATCATGGCCGGGATGCATGAAAAGTAAAGGTAGAATTGTAGGAGACATTACTTCTCCGGCGGAAGATGAAACTCACTGGAAACTTCTTTCAGAATGAAATACCTATTAGATACACATATATAGCTATGGAGTCTTCTTGAGCCCGACAAACTTGGTAGAAATATCGTGCAGGTACTTGAAGATGAAGGAAACGAGTTATTTACATCTCCGATTACGATATGGGAAACTCTAATCCTGGCAGAGAACGGGAAAATTGAACTCATCCCCCTCATCAAACGAGTGGTCTAGATGAAGCTATCAAACGAAGCCCTGTAAGAAAAGCACAGTTATCACACTCAATTGCCATTAAAATTAGATCTATCGAACTCCCACATAAGGATCCTGCTGACCGTTTCATCACTGCGACAGCGTGGGAAAATAACCTCAGATTATTGAGGGGGGACGATTGGATGCGATCCCGAATTTTGAATAGGTGGCAACTTGGGTTAATTACCAAAGACGCAAACCTGAGAGAATCAAAACAGATAGCACCCTTAAAATAAGCAAACAATCAAAGTTACTGACCAAACCATCCATGGCATCCGCATTCCGACAATCCTTACCGGAACAACGATTGAATTAAGCACTAGGTAGCAACTTTAGTTAAGCAACACCAACCAATCTTCTCCCTCTAAACGAACAAAGACCAATGATGGATATGCAGGGTGCTATCCGCGCCGTAACCGGGCGCCGTAATCTCTCCAACGTAGAGATGCAAGAGGTAATGACCCTGATCATGGGTGGCCAAGCAACGCCAGCCCAGATCGGCGGTTTCCTAGTGGGACTACGGATGAAGGGCGAGACCGTGGAGGAGATCACGGCAGCAACTACCGTCATGCGTTCTCTCGCCACGCCTGTCCAGATCGCGGGCGAGCATGTGTTGGATACTTGCGGTACCGGCGGTGACGGTGCCCGCACTTTCAATATCTCTACTGCCGCCGCCTTTGTGGCCGCTGCCGCCGGGGCTCAAGTAGCCAAGCATGGTAACCGTTCGGTCTCTGGCAGTTCGGGGAGTGCCGATGTCTTGGAGGCAGCAGGGGTGAATCTGGAACTGACCCCGGAACAAGTGGGCCTCTGTATCAAGCAGGTGGGGGTTGGCTTCATGTTCGCACCACGCCACCACGGGGCCATGCGCCATGCCGTAGGACCACGCCGAGAAATGGGAATACGCACACTGTTTAATCTCCTCGGTCCCCTCACCAATCCCGCCCAAGCACCTCATCAATTACTCGGTGTCTTCGCGAAAGAATGGCTGGTCTCCCTGGCGGAGGTATTACATCGCCTCGGTAGTCGCCATGTGTTGGTAGTCCACGCCGAAGATGGCCTGGACGAGATCAGTATTAGCGCCCCAACCCATGTGGCGGAATTACGCAATGGGGAAGTAATCAGCTACACCTTAACCCCCGAGCGTTTCGGAATAACCCGCGTTGATTTGGCAGCCCTCACCGTAAATAGCGTACAGGAAAGTTTCATTCTTCTCCAACAGGCATTGTCCAATATCCCTGGTCCAGCATTGAATGTGGTCACACTCAATGCTGGGGCCGCAATCTATGCAGCGGACCTGGCTCCAACATTAGAAAACGGTATCGAGCAAGCTCAACAGATTATTGCCAGCGGTGCAGCTCAACAACGCCTCGCAACCCTGGTTCGCGTAAGTCGTAGTTTTTTGCCTAACGCAACGTAACCCAAGCTACAGATCGGAGATCTACCGAAGGTCAAAGATAATCGAAAAATCTTTCGAAAGCTTGAGTTAGCAAGTGGTTACGATTAGAAATGGAATCGTGCCCACCAGAGTATCCCCATGACGGTCTTGGCTTCGCAGATGCGACCGTCTCTTATCATTTCCAAGGTTTCCTCAAAGGGTACGCGTAGGATTTCCAGGA harbors:
- the trpD gene encoding Anthranilate phosphoribosyltransferase, which codes for MMDMQGAIRAVTGRRNLSNVEMQEVMTLIMGGQATPAQIGGFLVGLRMKGETVEEITAATTVMRSLATPVQIAGEHVLDTCGTGGDGARTFNISTAAAFVAAAAGAQVAKHGNRSVSGSSGSADVLEAAGVNLELTPEQVGLCIKQVGVGFMFAPRHHGAMRHAVGPRREMGIRTLFNLLGPLTNPAQAPHQLLGVFAKEWLVSLAEVLHRLGSRHVLVVHAEDGLDEISISAPTHVAELRNGEVISYTLTPERFGITRVDLAALTVNSVQESFILLQQALSNIPGPALNVVTLNAGAAIYAADLAPTLENGIEQAQQIIASGAAQQRLATLVRVSRSFLPNAT
- a CDS encoding protein dithiol oxidoreductase (disulfide-forming), whose protein sequence is MLGVLDRIHNPLFQAVQVQHRKLDSDETLRTFFAEQGVTTENFDRVFRSFGVETRLRRAKDLSRRYGIDGVPAIIVNGTYRTSGTLTGGLEKVPPVIDTLIQKELAAASSPQTPTTPPP